The region ATACAAGACTAACGCGGTTTTTCCGCCTCCCTTTCGACCTCGTGAGAGGGGGAAAGGGGAAGGTCCGGTAACAGCCTGAGGCTCTTTGGATCCCCAGGACTGCAAGAAAACTCGTTGGGGAGGTCCGCCCCCCCCCCTCTGCCTTTCTTCCTTCCGAGCCGTCAGGCTGCTTCCAGGTCATTTCGAGAGACTGGTGGGGGCTCAAGGAGGGGGTATTATCGGTCGCAATGCAGTTTGGAGTGTTTTTAGTTCCAGATTGACCTCTTCTGATCTAAAATAAGGCTGTCACTCTCTTGAGAGTCGTTGCCCGATTTGGGAGGTGTCTGGATATTCTTTTTGTTCTTGGATAAACTTTCTCCTGAAATGGGTATGTGGGTTAATTGATGATATGGAGATCGAGCGATGAACGAGGTTCCCGCGTCTGGAGACGGTCAGGTTCTTAATAAAAAAGGTCTGTGTTTTGCTGTTTATATACTTTATATAATAGGGTTATTTACGGGTGTTACAGCCTTAATTGGCGTTGTTATTGCTCATATTCAGGCGGGAAGCGCCGCTGGTATCGAAAAAAGTCATTTGGATTTCCAGATCAGGACGTTTTGGTACGGCTTGCTGATTATGGTCATCGGTGGCGCGCTTTCTCTTGTCCTGATCGGCTATGCCGTTTTGCTTTTCTGGCTGGTCTGGTTGATCGTTCGTTGCGTTAAGGGCCTCCTCTTGTTGAACGAAAACCGTCCCATCGCCAATCCGACCAGCTTCATGTTCGGCTAGATCCGTCCGGCTCCTTGGAAGGGGCGTTTTGCGGCAGAACGGCGAGGGCCAGCACATGGCCAGACGGAAGGCAGTGTTGCTCCAGGTGGCAGGGGTGCCCCGGGGGGAGGAGGCCCTCTTGCCGTAAGAGCCGGGGAGGCTCGGTTCCAACAGCAAAACGCTTGAGGCCCAGCGCCAAGCCGCCGCCCAAGGCCTTGACCACCGCTTCCTTTAGCGTCCATAGGCGCAAAAAAGCCTGGGGGCGCTCTTGATGCGGCAGGGCTTGCAGGGCATCGGCTTCTTCGCGGGCAAAAAAACGCCGGGCCAGCCTCGGCTCGGGGGTTCGGGCCAGAGTTTCGGCATCAACCCCCACCCGTCCCCCGTCCGTGGCCACCGCACAGGCCACGAGACCTGTGGTGTGGGAAAGATTAAAGTCAGGGCCTCCCCCGACCAGGACCGGCTTTCCCGCGGATTCAGCCGTGAAACGAAGCGCCCGAGGGTCCTGACCCAACACGGCCCCGAGCATGGTGCGTTTAAGCCCATGGGCCGCGATAAACTCTCGCCGGGTTGGTGAGAGTTTCAGGCGATCGGCACGGGCTCGCTCTTCGTCGTCAAGCAGATCTGCCAGACGGGCCAGGGAAACCGGATCGAGCGTTGACAGGGACAGCGTTTCCAGCAGAGCCATTGTTTTTGATCAAGACGAGAGAAAGGGCCCCCCAGCCCCGGGGCAGAGGTTAGATCAAGCCTCTCTATCGTCATCGACTGGCCTCATGCAACAGCCAGTCGCGCAGCAGGCGCACGGCCGGGCGGTCCAAGGCCTGGGCGGTGGCGACGATCCAATAGGCGAAGCGTGGCACGTGGTTCTCGGGGAACGGGCGGACCAGCCGACCCGCCTCCAGGTCGGTCTGAGCGAGAAATCCCTTGGCGAGCGCCACCCCCAGGCCTTGCGCCGCCGCGTCGAGGACCATGGAGGACTGGTTGAAGCGCGGCCCCTTGGAGGACGCCAAAGGGGCATGGCCGGCCGCGGTCAGCCACAGCGGCCAGTCCGGGCAGGCGCCGCGTTCGGCCGGGTTGTCATCGTGGATGAGGACGTGGTGCTGGAGGTCGGGCAGGGTTCGCAGCGGCGTGGGGCCTGTCAGCAACGCGGGCGCGCAGACTGGAAACACTTCCTCCTCGCGCAACAGGGCAACCGACAGGCCGGCATACTGCCCCGTGCCAAAGCGTACCGCCAGATCCACCGCCTCGCGCTGGAGGTCAATGACCTCCATGCCGGCGATGACGTGCACGTCCAGCCCCGGGTTGGCCTGAATAAATCCTCCCAGCCGGGGCAGCAGCCACTTGTCGGCAAACGAGGGCGTGACGGCAACCCGAACCGTAGCCCGTGTCTCGGCGGACTGCGGCATGGCTCCCAGGGCCTGAACCAGTCGGTCGAAGCCTTCGCTCAAGCCCGGCAGCAAGGCTTGACCCGATTCGGTCAGGGCCAAGCCCCGGCCCTGGCGGCGCACCAGAGGCACCCCCAGGGTGTCCTCCAGTTGCCGGATTTGTTGACTGACCGCCGCCGGCGTTACCGACAACTCGTCGGCCGCCAAGGTGACACTCAGGTGCCGGGCGACCGCCTCGAACGCGCGCAAGGCGTTGAGCGGCGGCAACCGGCGGCGGCTGTGAGCCGCAGGCACCCGGGAGGGATCCATTATGAGGGCTTTCCTCTTGTGAACGGCGGTCCCTCCTGGGGGATGTCGGGCCGCCCCGCCCTTGGGGAGTTAGATCCGGTCCAGGGCCTGGTCCAGATCGGCGATCAGGTCGGCGGCGTCCTCGATGCCCACCGACACCCGCACAAACGCGTCATGCAAGCCCAAGTCGGCTCGGCGCTCGGGCGGCAGCGAGCCATGGCTCATGGTCGCCGGATGCCCGATCAGGCTCTCCACGCCGCCCAGGCTTTCGGCCAACGTGAACAGCCGCAAGGCCTCCAGGAAACGGACCGTGCCGGGGCGATCGGTGGCCAGTTCCACACTCAGCATGCCGCCAAAGGCCCGCATCTGCCGCCGCGCCAAGGCGTGCTGGGGATGGCTGGGCAGACCGGGGTACAGGACTCGGGCCACCTTGGGATGGTGCTCCAGGTGATGGGCCACGGCCAGCGCGTTCGTCGAATGACGGTCCATGCGCAGCGCCAGGGTCTTCAGGCCACGCAGGGCGAGAAACGACGCAAACGGATCCAGGACCGCGCCTGTGGCGTTCTGAAGAAATCCCAGCCGCTCCGCTAACTCGGCGTCCTTCACCGCCACCACCCCGGCGATCAGGTCCGAGTGACCATTGAGATACTTGGTCGCCGAGTGCACCACGATATCAATGCCCAGTTCCAGCGGGCGCTGGATCCACGGCGTGGCGAAGGTGGAATCCACTACGGTAAGCAGGCCCCGCGCGCGCGCCAAGGCGGCGACCGCCGCCAGATCGGTGACAGCCAGCCGGGGGTTGCTGGGGGTCTCGATCCAGATCAGCTTGGTCTCGGGCCGCAAGGCGGCTTCCAGGGCGGCAAGGTCAGTGGGATCCACAAAGGTGGTCTCCAGGCCCTGCGTGCGGGCTCTCACCTTGGCAAACAGTCGCCACGACCMCCCATAGAGATCCGCCCCGGCCACGATGTGCGCGCCGTGATCGAGCAGGTCGAGCACCGTTGTCTCGGCCGCCAAGCCCGAGGCGAAGGCAAAGCCGTGGGTGCCCCCTTCCAACTCGGCCACCGCCCGCTCAAAAGCGGCGCGGGTCGGGTTGCCCGACCGGGCATATTCCCATCCGGTGTGCTGCCCCGGTGA is a window of Pararhodospirillum photometricum DSM 122 DNA encoding:
- a CDS encoding DUF4870 family protein gives rise to the protein MNEVPASGDGQVLNKKGLCFAVYILYIIGLFTGVTALIGVVIAHIQAGSAAGIEKSHLDFQIRTFWYGLLIMVIGGALSLVLIGYAVLLFWLVWLIVRCVKGLLLLNENRPIANPTSFMFG
- a CDS encoding 4'-phosphopantetheinyl transferase family protein gives rise to the protein MALLETLSLSTLDPVSLARLADLLDDEERARADRLKLSPTRREFIAAHGLKRTMLGAVLGQDPRALRFTAESAGKPVLVGGGPDFNLSHTTGLVACAVATDGGRVGVDAETLARTPEPRLARRFFAREEADALQALPHQERPQAFLRLWTLKEAVVKALGGGLALGLKRFAVGTEPPRLLRQEGLLPPGHPCHLEQHCLPSGHVLALAVLPQNAPSKEPDGSSRT
- the gcvA gene encoding transcriptional regulator GcvA, giving the protein MDPSRVPAAHSRRRLPPLNALRAFEAVARHLSVTLAADELSVTPAAVSQQIRQLEDTLGVPLVRRQGRGLALTESGQALLPGLSEGFDRLVQALGAMPQSAETRATVRVAVTPSFADKWLLPRLGGFIQANPGLDVHVIAGMEVIDLQREAVDLAVRFGTGQYAGLSVALLREEEVFPVCAPALLTGPTPLRTLPDLQHHVLIHDDNPAERGACPDWPLWLTAAGHAPLASSKGPRFNQSSMVLDAAAQGLGVALAKGFLAQTDLEAGRLVRPFPENHVPRFAYWIVATAQALDRPAVRLLRDWLLHEASR
- a CDS encoding trans-sulfuration enzyme family protein, with protein sequence MTASLISSPRGFATLSVHAGHGADPTTGAVMTPIYASSTFAQSSPGQHTGWEYARSGNPTRAAFERAVAELEGGTHGFAFASGLAAETTVLDLLDHGAHIVAGADLYGXSWRLFAKVRARTQGLETTFVDPTDLAALEAALRPETKLIWIETPSNPRLAVTDLAAVAALARARGLLTVVDSTFATPWIQRPLELGIDIVVHSATKYLNGHSDLIAGVVAVKDAELAERLGFLQNATGAVLDPFASFLALRGLKTLALRMDRHSTNALAVAHHLEHHPKVARVLYPGLPSHPQHALARRQMRAFGGMLSVELATDRPGTVRFLEALRLFTLAESLGGVESLIGHPATMSHGSLPPERRADLGLHDAFVRVSVGIEDAADLIADLDQALDRI